A window from Bubalus kerabau isolate K-KA32 ecotype Philippines breed swamp buffalo chromosome 5, PCC_UOA_SB_1v2, whole genome shotgun sequence encodes these proteins:
- the LOC129652579 gene encoding mas-related G-protein coupled receptor member X2-like isoform X2 — MASRNTSGGFLSLDPTIAAWEPEFTPMNHTGEDHPQTFSTMTMTLFVLTAIIALGGLAGNAVVLWLLGFHLRRNAFTVYILNLAAADFLCLCCQVIDSLEALIACCSASSIPSFFTTVMTFAYLAGLSLLSAISTERCVSVLCPVWYRCHRPTHLSAIVCTVLWAVALLLSILEGKFCGFLLTDFSHLWCQVFDFIAAGWMMFLFGLLAGSSLALLLRILCKSQHIQLTRLYVTVGLTVLAFLLCGLPYGILWFLLIWIQDDLFAIPCHNCLVVFGLSCINSSINPIIYFFVGSFRQRQTKKRGRQTLKVVLQRALEDISEVGESEGSLPQATLELRNSLVS; from the exons ATGGCGTCAAG GAATACCAGCGGAGGGTTTCTGAGCTTGGATCCAACCATCGCAGCCTGGGAGCCAGAATTCACACCCATGAATCACACTGGCGAGGACCATCCTCAAACTTTCAGCACGATGACCATGACCCTGTTCGTGCTGACGGCCATCATTGCCCTGGGAGGACTGGCAGGAAACGCGGTTGTGCTCTGGCTCCTGGGCTTTCACTTGCGCAGGAATGCCTTCACCGTCTACATCCTCAACCTGGCGGCAGCCGACTTCCTGTGCCTCTGCTGCCAAGTTATAGATTCCCTGGAGGCCCTCATCGCCTGCTGCAGCGCCAGCTCCATCCCCAGCTTTTTCACCACTGTGATGACCTTCGCCTACCTGGCGGGCCTGAGCTTGCTCAGCGCCATTAGCACCGAGCGCTGTGTGTCCGTCCTGTGCCCCGTCTGGTACCGCTGCCACCGCCCCACACACTTATCAGCCATCGTGTGCACCGTGCTCTGGGCCGTGGCCCTGCTGCTGAGTATCCTGGAGGGGAAGTTCTGTGGCTTCCTCTTAACGGATTTTAGCCATCTTTGGTGTCAGGTGTTTGATTTCATCGCTGCCGGGTGGATGATGTTCTTATTTGGGCTCCTCGCTGGGTCCAGCCTGGCCCTGCTGCTCAGGATCCTGTGTAAGTCCCAGCACATACAGCTGACCAGGCTCTATGTGACCGTTGGGCTCACGGTGCTGGCCTTCCTGCTCTGCGGCCTGCCCTACGGCATCCTCTGGTTCCTCTTAATCTGGATTCAGGATGATTTGTTTGCCATCCCCTGTCACAACTGCCTGGTTGTCTTTGGTTTGTCCTGCATCAACAGCTCCATCAATCCCATCATTTACTTCTTCGTGGGCTCCTTCAGGCAAAGGCAGACAAAGAAGCGAGGGCGGCAGACCCTCAAGGTGGTGCTCCAGCGGGCCTTGGAGGACATATCAGAAGTGGGTGAAAGCGAaggctcccttcctcaggcaaccCTGGAGTTGAGAAACAGTCTGGTGTCCTGA
- the LOC129652579 gene encoding mas-related G-protein coupled receptor member X2-like isoform X1 translates to MLRGGPQRTSHLPVPLRQEIAGPFGILLSLPGPPGFSPAPAGSHTSRGWKSVVCHLSIPAKLFLFYSLPPARRMASRNTSGGFLSLDPTIAAWEPEFTPMNHTGEDHPQTFSTMTMTLFVLTAIIALGGLAGNAVVLWLLGFHLRRNAFTVYILNLAAADFLCLCCQVIDSLEALIACCSASSIPSFFTTVMTFAYLAGLSLLSAISTERCVSVLCPVWYRCHRPTHLSAIVCTVLWAVALLLSILEGKFCGFLLTDFSHLWCQVFDFIAAGWMMFLFGLLAGSSLALLLRILCKSQHIQLTRLYVTVGLTVLAFLLCGLPYGILWFLLIWIQDDLFAIPCHNCLVVFGLSCINSSINPIIYFFVGSFRQRQTKKRGRQTLKVVLQRALEDISEVGESEGSLPQATLELRNSLVS, encoded by the exons AACCTCTCATTTGCCAGTTCCCCTCCGGCAGGAAATCGCAGGGCCTTTCGGCATCTTGCTGAGCCTCCCtgggccaccaggcttctctcctgCTCCTGCAGGCAGCCACACATCCAGAGGGTGGAAAAGCGTTGTCTGCCATTTGTCAATCCCAGCAAAGCTATTTCTTTTCTACTCACTACCTCCAGCAAGAAGAATGGCGTCAAG GAATACCAGCGGAGGGTTTCTGAGCTTGGATCCAACCATCGCAGCCTGGGAGCCAGAATTCACACCCATGAATCACACTGGCGAGGACCATCCTCAAACTTTCAGCACGATGACCATGACCCTGTTCGTGCTGACGGCCATCATTGCCCTGGGAGGACTGGCAGGAAACGCGGTTGTGCTCTGGCTCCTGGGCTTTCACTTGCGCAGGAATGCCTTCACCGTCTACATCCTCAACCTGGCGGCAGCCGACTTCCTGTGCCTCTGCTGCCAAGTTATAGATTCCCTGGAGGCCCTCATCGCCTGCTGCAGCGCCAGCTCCATCCCCAGCTTTTTCACCACTGTGATGACCTTCGCCTACCTGGCGGGCCTGAGCTTGCTCAGCGCCATTAGCACCGAGCGCTGTGTGTCCGTCCTGTGCCCCGTCTGGTACCGCTGCCACCGCCCCACACACTTATCAGCCATCGTGTGCACCGTGCTCTGGGCCGTGGCCCTGCTGCTGAGTATCCTGGAGGGGAAGTTCTGTGGCTTCCTCTTAACGGATTTTAGCCATCTTTGGTGTCAGGTGTTTGATTTCATCGCTGCCGGGTGGATGATGTTCTTATTTGGGCTCCTCGCTGGGTCCAGCCTGGCCCTGCTGCTCAGGATCCTGTGTAAGTCCCAGCACATACAGCTGACCAGGCTCTATGTGACCGTTGGGCTCACGGTGCTGGCCTTCCTGCTCTGCGGCCTGCCCTACGGCATCCTCTGGTTCCTCTTAATCTGGATTCAGGATGATTTGTTTGCCATCCCCTGTCACAACTGCCTGGTTGTCTTTGGTTTGTCCTGCATCAACAGCTCCATCAATCCCATCATTTACTTCTTCGTGGGCTCCTTCAGGCAAAGGCAGACAAAGAAGCGAGGGCGGCAGACCCTCAAGGTGGTGCTCCAGCGGGCCTTGGAGGACATATCAGAAGTGGGTGAAAGCGAaggctcccttcctcaggcaaccCTGGAGTTGAGAAACAGTCTGGTGTCCTGA